Proteins from a single region of Bacteroidota bacterium:
- a CDS encoding thioredoxin family protein, with amino-acid sequence MLLQSTQHNLNTPAVNFNLQGTDNHYYSLEDFKDKEILIIIFMCNHCPYVKAVIERFVKFQEKYKDRSVQLLAINPNDVQTYPQDSFENMVKFHSEHKMNFPYLIDETQDTARAYEAVCTPDIYLYDSNRELKYRGRLDNNWKDENNVTHKDLEIVTDLLLDKQNISKLEQVPSMGCSIKWKS; translated from the coding sequence TTGCTTCTTCAAAGTACACAGCATAACCTTAATACTCCTGCAGTAAATTTTAATTTACAGGGAACCGATAATCATTATTATTCTCTTGAAGATTTTAAGGATAAAGAAATTTTAATAATAATTTTTATGTGCAACCATTGCCCTTACGTGAAGGCAGTGATTGAAAGATTTGTAAAATTTCAGGAGAAGTATAAAGATAGAAGTGTACAGCTTTTAGCAATTAATCCCAATGATGTACAGACTTACCCGCAGGATTCATTCGAAAATATGGTCAAGTTTCACTCCGAGCATAAAATGAATTTTCCTTATCTCATAGATGAAACTCAGGATACAGCAAGAGCGTATGAAGCAGTCTGCACCCCCGATATTTATTTATACGATAGCAATCGTGAATTAAAGTACAGAGGAAGACTTGATAATAACTGGAAAGATGAGAACAATGTTACTCATAAGGATTTAGAAATTGTAACAGATTTACTTTTAGATAAACAAAATATTTCAAAGCTTGAGCAGGTTCCTTCAATGGGATGCTCAATAAAATGGAAAAGTTAA